A genomic region of Zygotorulaspora mrakii chromosome 7, complete sequence contains the following coding sequences:
- the AVL9 gene encoding Avl9p (similar to Saccharomyces cerevisiae AVL9 (YLR114C); ancestral locus Anc_8.305): MEPVILGLCLVDFHHTRGPEVEYWYGLPEGTDSSKIWPNLPFQALPDGSHSFKETFTYFTLLFNEKKKCSPPNGATDLPEGELNHYTTLFAISCSRQIRSDELTHKDKDITRSTVQKAIVVISRQPIFGQIKDKLSLVTNAFFLQRNFSDRSIISSLHGNLISIFDPLPSNLQDSLFYVGLSLRRIIYEFKKDTLILLKAILLEKKLVFYGTNVEALCNLQFGLISLIPNLLSDLEKSGSPQMYDSCEGLKAADSFKSSDRQSVLRFLGFPLKIFEKGGLFAPYTPLQQMDDISSTNTDFFVIGSSNSLLTEQKSEFCHVFVNVDDSSIEILDKTLQPALQLSGHDKKWIEYVSNMVSETWNENDLFTPKNSQFEGSEDFLRWQFEDYLTGLLSSVKLSDYIEVHKNNSMVIQSIPDNVLNSHPINLFNANWVSRWKETQNYEIFKGSTDDRLFDIFPPKHAYNGIGAFGVIQQKLAATFQNLRKSNSGSSIGSSKVKTADSSESIEQDDVSTKSTVAAAPETSQSSSEKDHNIWSSWRDYFNVKKQGKKGEPDLEIKATQHLNDSSSTSVAIGSALLGLGLHLNDKDERMHEDESNLEKEAPHQGESNNEAKSEHKEESDLESEAPHEGKSKNEAKSEIEDESNQKGGKTSSQDQHRILNESSNSETKNDTTDTQRDNSNIEKEIKNDIANGGRSYEQNETKEDYKIKQANTGNSSHEITIKENDNKSETKEEEGNKFETKEDDDNKSETEEDDDKKSKSKEDEEAELPGHQQDDNFQAA; the protein is encoded by the coding sequence ATGGAGCCGGTTATACTAGGACTGTGTTTAGttgattttcatcataCACGAGGTCCAGAGGTTGAGTACTGGTATGGATTACCAGAGGGAACTGATAGTAGCAAAATTTGGCCAAATTTGCCTTTTCAAGCGCTACCAGATGGATCACATTCCTTCAAGGAAACTTTCACATATTTTACATTGCTCTttaatgaaaagaagaaatgtAGTCCCCCAAATGGTGCAACCGATTTGCCTGAAGGTGAGCTCAATCATTACACTACTTTGTTTGCTATCTCCTGTTCAAGACAGATAAGAAGTGATGAATTGACCCATAAGGATAAAGATATAACGAGATCTACTGTACAAAAGGCAATTGTAGTGATCTCCAGACAGCCTATCTTCGGGCAAATTAAAGACAAGTTAAGTTTGGTGACtaatgctttttttttgcagcGAAACTTTTCTGATAGATCCATTATATCCTCTCTTCATGGCAATCTTATATCGATTTTTGATCCATTACCAAGTAATCTGCAAGACAGCCTTTTCTACGTTGGGCTGTCACTTCGTCGGATAATATACGAGTTCAAAAAAGACACATTGATCCTTCTCAAAGCAATCCTATTGGAGAAGAAATTAGTGTTTTACGGTACAAACGTGGAAGCCCTGTGTAATTTACAATTTGGGTTAATTAGCTTAATACCAAATTTACTCTCGGATCTGGAAAAGTCCGGAAGTCCTCAGATGTATGATTCCTGTGAAGGTCTGAAAGCTGCCGACTCATTTAAATCGAGTGACAGACAGTCCGTGCTACGATTTTTAGGCTTTCCcttaaaaattttcgaaaaaGGTGGTTTATTTGCACCTTATACTCCACTTCAACAAATGGATGATATCAGTTCCACCAATACAGATTTTTTCGTGATTGGGAGTTCAAATTCATTACTCACAGAACAAAAAAGCGAATTTTGTCACGTCTTTGTTAATGTGGATGACTCCTCGATAGAAATTCTTGATAAAACTTTGCAGCCAGCTTTGCAGCTCTCTGGTCACGATAAAAAGTGGATTGAAtatgtttcaaatatgGTAAGTGAAACTTGGAATGAGAACGATCTGTTCACACCCAAGAATTCACAATTCGAAGGTAgtgaagattttttgagGTGGCAGTTCGAGGACTATCTGACTGGTTTACTTTCGAGTGTTAAACTAAGTGATTACATTGAAGTTCataaaaataattcaatgGTAATACAGTCTATTCCTGATAACGTCTTGAATTCTCACCCTatcaatttgttcaatgCAAATTGGGTTTCTCGATGGAAAGAAACTCAAAACTACGAGATTTTCAAGGGAAGTACAGACGATAGGCtgtttgatatttttcccCCTAAGCATGCATATAATGGAATTGGTGCATTTGGTGTAATACAGCAAAAGTTGGCTGCTACGTTTCAAAACTTGAGAAAGAGTAACAGCGGCAGCAGTATAGGAAGTTCCAAGGTTAAGACAGCAGATTCTTCAGAGAGTATTGAGCAAGACGACGTTTCGACCAAAAGTACAGTTGCTGCGGCTCCGGAAACTTCACAGTCCTCAAGTGAGAAAGATCACAATATTTGGTCTTCTTGGAGAGATTACTTTAATGTAAAGAAGCAAGGTAAAAAAGGCGAACCTGATCTTGAAATCAAAGCAACCCAACATTTGAATGATAGTTCATCGACTTCGGTGGCAATCGGCAGTGCGCTATTAGGATTAGGACTGCATTTAAACGACAAGGATGAACGGATGCATGAAGATGaatcaaatcttgaaaaagaagcacCTCACCAAGGCgaatcaaataatgaagCTAAATCAGAGCATAAAGAGGAATCAGATCTTGAAAGTGAAGCACCTCACGAAGGcaaatcaaagaatgaagCTAAATCTGAGATCGAAGATGAAAGTAATCAAAAAGGTGGAAAAACTTCATCCCAAGACCAACATCGTATACTAAATGAGAGCAGCAATTCAGAAACTAAAAATGACACAACAGATACCCAGAGAGACAACTCTaacattgaaaaagaaattaaGAATGACATAGCCAATGGGGGACGCTCTTATGAACAGAATGAGACCAAGGAGGACTATAAAATAAAGCAAGCTAATACAGGCAACTCGAGTCATGAAATTACCATCAAGGAAAATGACAACAAATCTGAAACCAAGGAAGAGGAAGGtaataaatttgaaaccaAGGAAGACGACGATAACAAGTCTGAAACCGAGGAAGACGACGATAAAAAGTCTAAATCCAAGGAGGATGAAGAGGCCGAATTGCCCGGTCATCAACAAGATGATAACTTCCAAGCAGCATGA
- the RGP1 gene encoding Rgp1p (similar to Saccharomyces cerevisiae RGP1 (YDR137W); ancestral locus Anc_8.304), with the protein MHSHRIDSFLVAENVRVEIVHESNPYFAGEPVSLVVRIRHLGSQDELFTIGDTIKTLQQEVESESRERGAGNGSQDGGNQENKPWLMKSLLKALNVDKDGDDLKEKELERKHKMIDTLKEQLKLHEPIELISGYLQIYGVFQFDAEFIREFKLDNTSMVGGGMDAFLQHGGDSNTDTVDGGSSLAKYLNSKHHALQDDPSSLFGEGNLFLAGVNSNYSTEYKKSPILLVPQTLLFTELTLEPGTIKTFRLKTEDLPMDLPPTYNISKNVSINYNLDFGVGKLLLADVKEYKIHVPIFVAPYVSPMGCQYTYKLNQKVKILEPAIVKEIKQKPNSQKRLSSSFIATPRRMSSSMLYHEKNDSAEKLKRNFVQLIKSNQNGERDIEELVDLQMKMQFESLDEEPFPNEANDLPHSNETSYLSQRPNSVANNILNLRNWNFNTVTENSDGLEDSSIGLVPQISNPQNIYQINWNGQSITKLILSNTFYTTADDIDLVLEIDQSSPPLHKLSAVTVSLEAFELVNQNYAAESIKTSKPKGNQFYEARCICFDKCDSIPMKLIIPKTPMSQLPSQFRTDIFQFKWMLVLKFVLVPRIENVNLEQFYEDKKGVLFHAKETLEGEEFSCHIPIPLLPSSRNFGGW; encoded by the coding sequence ATGCATTCCCACCGTATAGATTCATTTCTAGTAGCTGAAAATGTTAGAGTTGAAATTGTTCACGAGTCTAATCCCTATTTTGCGGGAGAGCCTGTATCGTTAGTGGTAAGAATACGACATCTGGGATCACAAGATGAGCTATTCACAATAGGTGACACGATAAAGACGCTGCAACAAGAGGTAGAGAGTGAGAGTAGAGAGCGGGGTGCAGGGAACGGTAGTCAGGACGGCGGAAACCAAGAGAACAAGCCATGGCTTATGAAATCTCTACTGAAGGCACTAAACGTAGATAAAGATGGTGACGacttgaaagagaaagaattgGAGAGGAAACACAAGATGATAGATACATTAAAGGAGCAATTGAAGTTGCACGAACCCATAGAGTTAATCTCCGGATATTTGCAAATATATGGTGTATTCCAATTTGATGCTGAGTTTATCAGAGAATTTAAATTAGACAATACAAGCATGGTAGGTGGGGGTATGGACGCATTTTTACAACATGGTGGTGATAGTAACACAGATACGGTTGATGGTGGGAGCAGTTTGGCAAAATATCTCAATTCGAAACATCATGCATTGCAAGATGACCCTTCAAGTCTATTCGGTGAGGGAAACCTATTCTTAGCAGGTgtaaattcaaattataGTACAgaatacaaaaaatcaCCCATTCTACTTGTACCGCAAACTCTTCTATTTACAGAACTTACACTAGAACCTGGAACTATAAAAACTTTCAGATTGAAAACCGAAGATCTTCCTATGGATTTACCACCTACTTATaacatttcaaagaacGTATCCATAAATTATAATTTGGATTTTGGTGTTGGGAAATTGTTACTGGCAGATGTAAAGGAATACAAAATTCACGTACCAATATTTGTAGCACCCTATGTGAGTCCAATGGGTTGTCAATATACTTACAAACTGAACCAAAAGGTCAAAATTCTGGAACCTGCAATCGTTaaagaaataaaacaaaaaccaAACAGTCAGAAAAGACTGTCATCAAGCTTCATAGCTACTCCTAGAAGAATGTCTTCTTCTATGCTATACcatgagaaaaatgatagtGCAGAAAAATTAAAGCGAAATTTTGTTCAGTTAATCAAATCCAATCAAAATGGTGAGagagatattgaagaactcGTTGACttacaaatgaaaatgcaatttgAAAGTCTCGACGAAGAACCTTTCCCAAATGAGGCAAACGATCTGCCACATAGCAATGAAACTTCATATCTATCTCAAAGACCAAACTCTGTCGCAAATAAtatattgaatttgagaaaCTGGAACTTCAATACTGTCACGGAGAATAGTGATGGTCTTGAAGACAGCAGCATAGGTCTTGTTCCTCAAATTTCCAACCCGCAAAATATATACCAAATAAATTGGAATGGTCAATCAATCACGAAACTTATATTATCAAATACATTCTACACAACTGCAGATGATATTGATCTAGTGCTGGAAATTGATCAATCTTCACCTCCGTTACATAAGCTTAGTGCCGTAACGGTTTCCCTTGAAGCGTTTGAATTGGTCAATCAGAACTATGCAGCTGAAAGCataaaaacttcaaaaccTAAGGGAAATCAATTCTATGAAGCTCGTTGCATTTGTTTTGACAAATGTGATTCAATACcgatgaaattgattatACCAAAGACACCAATGTCTCAACTACCAAGTCAATTCAGAACGGATATCTTCCAATTTAAATGGATGTTAGTTCTCAAGTTTGTACTTGTTCCCAGAATTGAAAACGTAAACTTAGAACAGTTTTACGAAGATAAAAAGGGCGTTTTATTCCATGCAAAGGAAACTTTAGAAGGCGAGGAATTTTCTTGTCATATTCCAATTCCCTTATTGCCAAGCTCACGAAATTTTGGTGGTTGGTAA
- the YCF1 gene encoding ATP-binding cassette glutathione S-conjugate transporter YCF1 (similar to Saccharomyces cerevisiae YCF1 (YDR135C); ancestral locus Anc_8.303): protein MEEVSKFTSFYTECTLCKSKEGFGPISFYGDLTQCFIDGVLLNFTAVFLLVFGTKELIRLLRKEHVGFRYRTNWIIFCRVTLVVLQIFFVSYSTLLVGKRQQDVAYASESLLTLLALFDVLALHYFEYYNSNVSSGIVLFFWLFETFGLAAKTLNFGIRYVYEDKWQFGHLYFILTLFQAINSFSILLLEAIPKKSLLPYQVVQQYSSKRKVNPYDNANVFSRISFSWMTDLMKTGYNKYLVETDLYKLPENFGSGDLSERFEHNWQNQIKHKPNPSLTWALFRTFGLQMVVAAIFKVFFDSLAFIQPQLLKILIRFVTDYNEQRKDSFVVFDKTKEIPLARGFMISIGMFLVSFTQTSILHQYFLNSFNTGMNIKSALTSVIYQKALALSNEAAEMSSTGDIVNLMSVDVQRLQDLTQWIHLIWSGPFQIILCLISLYKLLGNSMWVGVIILVIVMPLNSVLMRTQKKLQKVQMKYKDERSRLINEILNNIKSLKLYAWEGPYKKKLEHVRNDKELKNLTKMGCYYAFIFFQFNIVPFLVSCSTFAAFVFTENKPLTTDLVFPALTLFNLLAFPLNVVPNVLSSMIEASVSIGRLFNFLTNEELQKDSVHHLAKVNNIGDVAVKLGDNATFLWKRKPEYQVALKNINFEAKKGELACIVGRVGSGKSALIQSILGDLYRVNGFASVHGRVAYVSQVPWIMNGTVKDNILFGHKYDEEFYKLTIKACALTIDLGILPDGDQTLVGEKGISLSGGQKARLSLARATYARADTYLLDDPLAAVDEHVSKHLVQHVLGAHGLLKSKTKVLATNKISVLSIADSVTLLENGEIIQQGSAEEISVDADSPLSKLITEFGKKKTSKSNETSSASSSERESTVPLKDELEELQKLNSMDMDTDTALSLRRASDATLRNIDFDDDENTGAKEHREQGKVKWSIYLEYAKACNPVNVCIFLFFIVLSMFLSVLSNIWLKHWSEINSSHGSNPHIGRYLGVYLALGISSALATLIQTVILWVFCTIRGSKYLHSIMANSILRAPMSFFETTPIGRILNRFSNDIYKVDELLGRTFTQFFMNVVKVSFTIIVICVTTWQFTFFVIPMAVLYIYYQQYYLRASRELRRLDSVTRSPVYAHFQESLGGLSTIRGYGQQKRFIHINQSRIDNNMSAYYPSVNANRWLAFRLEFIGTIIIFGASFLSILRLKSGTLTPGMIGLSLSYALQITQSLNWIVRMTVEVETNIVSVERIKEYSDIKSEAPTIVEGHRPPLTWPAEGDIKFEHYSTRYRPNLDLILKNIDLHIKPREKIGIVGRTGAGKSSLTLALFRIIEAAEGRIIIDGVPINEIGLYDLRHKLSIIPQDSQLFEGTIRENIDPMNEYSDEEIWRVLDLSHLKEHVLAMSKEGLLTQLSEGGSNLSVGQRQLMCLARALLIPSKILVLDEATAAVDVETDKVIQETIRTAFKDRTILTIAHRINTIMDSHKIIVLDSGCVREFDTPETLLKNKDSGFYSLCKEAGLTKDS, encoded by the coding sequence ATGGAAGAAGTATCGAAATTCACATCTTTTTATACTGAATGTACGTTGTGCAAGTCTAAGGAAGGTTTCGGTCctatttcattttatgGGGATCTTACGCAATGTTTCATAGACGGCGTTTTGTTGAACTTTACAGCAGTGTTCCTTCTTGTGTTCGGCACAAAAGAATTAATTAGGCTACTTCGAAAAGAACATGTGGGATTCAGATACAGAACCAATTGGATTATCTTCTGTCGAGTAACTCTCGTGGttttacaaatttttttcgtttcgTACTCTACTTTGCTGGTAGGGAAAAGACAGCAGGATGTTGCATATGCCAGTGAGTCGTTGCTGACGTTATTGGCACTGTTTGACGTGTTGGCATTGCactattttgaatattaCAATTCGAATGTTTCGAGCGGAATAGTTCTGTTTTTCTGGCTATTCGAGACCTTCGGCCTAGCAGCGAAGACTCTCAATTTTGGTATCAGGTACGTTTATGAAGATAAATGGCAATTCGGTCATCTCTACTTCATTTTAACGCTATTTCAGGCTATCAACAGTTTCTCAATTCTATTGCTAGAAgcaattccaaaaaaatcattacTTCCATATCAAGTGGTTCAGCAGTACAgttcaaagagaaaagttaATCCATACGACAATGCTAATGTATTCTCTAGGATTTCGTTTTCATGGATGACAGATCTGATGAAAACCGGTTATAATAAGTATTTGGTGGAAACAGATTTATATAAATTGccagaaaattttggtaGCGGTGATCTTTCCGAAAGATTTGAACATAATTGGCAAAATCAGATCAAACATAAACCGAATCCCTCTTTAACATGGGCGCTGTTCAGAACTTTCGGTCTTCAAATGGTGGTTGCAGCTATTTTCAAagtcttctttgattctttAGCCTTCATCCAACCTCAGTTGCTGAAGATTTTAATCCGCTTTGTGACTGATTATAATGAACAAAGGAAAGATTCATTTGTCGTATTCGATAAAACCAAAGAAATCCCACTGGCGAGAGGATTTATGATTTCTATTGGAATGTTTTTGGTCAGTTTCACTCAGActtcaattcttcatcaatattttctcaattccTTCAATACAGGAATGAATATCAAAAGTGCTTTGACATCTGTTATTTACCAAAAAGCTTTGGCTTTATCGAATGAAGCTGCAGAAATGTCATCTACTGGTGATATTGTCAATTTGATGAGCGTTGATGTTCAAAGATTGCAAGATTTAACCCAGTGGATTCATTTGATATGGTCCGGtccttttcaaattatcttATGTTTGATATCACTATATAAACTGCTGGGTAATTCAATGTGGGTTGGTGTTATCATCCTTGTAATTGTTATGCCATTAAATTCTGTTCTCATGAGgacacaaaaaaaattacaaaaagttCAGATGAAGtataaagatgaaagatcACGTCTAATCAACGAAATCTTGAATAATATCAAGTCTTTGAAACTGTACGCTTGGGAAGGTCcttacaaaaagaaattggaaCATGTCAGAAATGACAAAGagctaaaaaatttgactaAGATGGGTTGTTACTAtgctttcattttcttccaatttaATATTGTTCCATTTTTGGTCTCCTGTTCTACTTTTGCAGCTTTCGTATTCACCGAGAATAAGCCTTTGACCACTGATTTGGTTTTCCCAGCTTTAACTTTATTCAATCTATTGGCCTTTCCCCTAAACGTCGTTCCAAATGTTCTTTCTAGTATGATTGAAGCGTCGGTATCAATCGGTAgattgttcaattttttgacgAATGAAGAGCTGCAAAAAGACTCTGTTCACCATTTGGCAAAAGTCAACAATATAGGTGACGTTGCCGTTAAATTAGGCGATAATGCAACATTTCTATGGAAACGTAAGCCTGAATATCAAGTTGCActaaaaaatatcaactttGAAGCTAAAAAAGGTGAATTAGCTTGTATTGTTGGAAGAGTTGGAAGTGGTAAAAGTGCTTTGATTCAAAGTATTCTTGGAGACCTCTATAGAGTCAATGGCTTTGCTTCAGTACACGGTCGTGTGGCCTATGTTAGCCAAGTCCCATGGATCATGAATGGTACAGTTAAGGATAACATTCTGTTTGGCCACAAATACGATGAGGAATTTTACAAATTGACCATAAAGGCATGTGCTTTGACCATTGATTTAGGTATTTTACCTGATGGTGATCAAACTTTGGTGGGTGAAAAGGGTATCTCATTATCCGGAGGTCAAAAAGCTCGATTATCTCTGGCTAGAGCTACGTATGCTAGAGCTGACACTTATTTATTGGATGATCCATTAGCTGCTGTTGATGAACATGTTTCTAAGCATTTGGTTCAGCATGTTCTTGGTGCACATGGTTTATTGAAGAGTAAAACAAAAGTTCTAGCAACTAATAAAATTTCTGTTTTATCAATTGCCGATTCTGTTACTCTTCTCGAAAATGGTGAAATTATACAACAGGGCTCAGCTGAAGAGATATCTGTTGATGCTGATTCTCCTTTGTCCAAACTAATAACTGAGTTTggtaaaaagaaaacaagtAAAAGTAATGAGACTTCGTCCGCTAGTAGCTCAGAACGTGAAAGCACAGTACCACTAAAAGACGAGCTAGAAGAATTGCAAAAACTAAATAGTATGGATATGGATACAGATACTGCTCTGAGTTTGAGAAGAGCCAGTGATGCAACTTTACGTAATATCGATTTCGATGACGACGAAAATACAGGAGCTAAAGAACATCGTGAACAAGGTAAAGTCAAATGGTCAATTTACTTGGAATATGCTAAGGCATGTAACCCAGTTAATGTTTGCATCTTTTTATTCTTCATTGTTCTATCTATGTTTCTATCTGTTTTAAGCAACATCTGGTTGAAGCATTGGTCTGAAATTAATTCTTCTCATGGATCTAATCCTCATATTGGACGTTATCTTGGCGTGTACTTGGCATTGGGTATTAGTTCCGCACTAGCTACTTTAATTCAAACTGTTATCCTGTGGGTTTTTTGCACCATTCGAGGCTCCAAATACCTTCATTCGATTATGGCTAATTCCATTTTGAGGGCACcaatgtcattttttgaaactacGCCAATCGGACGTATTTTGAACAGATTTTCTAATGATATTTACAAAGTGGATGAACTGCTTGGTAGAACGTTTACCCAGTTCTTCATGAATGTCGTGAAAGTGTCTTTCactattattgttatttgCGTTACGACATGGCAATTTACCTTTTTTGTTATTCCTATGGCTGTATTATATATTTACTATCAGCAATATTATTTGAGAGCATCAAGAGAATTACGTCGCCTGGATTCTGTCACTAGATCACCTGTTTATGCTCATTTCCAGGAGAGTCTTGGTGGACTCTCAACTATAAGGGGCTATGGACAGCAAAAAAGGTTCATTCACATAAATCAGTCACGTATTGATAATAACATGAGCGCTTACTACCCTTCTGTGAATGCGAACCGTTGGTTAGCGTTCAGATTAGAATTCATTGGTAcaatcattatttttggCGCGTCTTTCTTATCCATACTGAGATTAAAGTCTGGCACTCTAACACCGGGAATGATCGGTTTGTCGTTAAGCTATGCATTGCAAATCACGCAATCGTTGAACTGGATCGTAAGGATGACTGTCGAAGTTGAAACTAATATCGTCTCAGTGGAGAGAATAAAAGAGTATTCAGACATCAAAAGTGAAGCGCCCACTATTGTAGAAGGACATAGACCTCCTTTGACCTGGCCTGCTGAAGGTGACATAAAATTCGAACATTATTCCACTAGATATAGACCAAATTTGGATTTAATACTGAAAAACATTGATTTACATATCAAGCCgagagaaaaaattggaattgTTGGAAGAACCGGTGCTGGTAAGTCCTCTTTGACATTAGCTTTATTCAGAATAATTGAAGCTGCGGAGGGTCGTATTATAATTGATGGGGTTCCAATAAATGAGATTGGGCTTTATGATTTGAGACATAAGCTCTCTATTATACCTCAAGACAGTCAACTCTTTGAAGGCACGATTCGTGAGAATATCGATCCAATGAACGAATACAGTGATGAGGAAATCTGGAGAGTGCTGGATTTATCACATCTAAAGGAACATGTTTTAGCAATGAGCAAAGAGGGCTTGCTCACTCAACTGTCTGAAGGTGGTAGTAATTTGAGTGTTGGACAAAGGCAATTGATGTGTTTAGCTAGAGCATTGTTGATTCCCTCTAAAATATTGGTTCTTGATGAAGCTACTGCTGCAGTTGATGTTGAGACGGATAAGGTTATCCAAGAGACTATACGTACAGCGTTCAAAGATAGAACCATTTTAACGATTGCTCATAGAATCAATACTATTATGGACAGTCACAAAATTATCGTTTTAGATTCTGGTTGCGTTCGAGAGTTCGATACACCAGAAACCCTGTTGAAAAACAAGGATTCGGGATTTTATTCTCTTTGTAAAGAAGCAGGATTAACAAAAGACTCATAA